aaccacgtctctactaaaaatacaaaaaaattagccgggcgtggtggcgggcacctgtagtcccagctactcgggaggctgaggcaggagaatggtgtgaacctgggaggcggtgcttgcagtgagctgagatcgcaccactgcactccagcctgggcgacagagcgagactccgtctcaaaaaataaaataaaataaaataaaataaataccctTTTCTCTTGTCCCAAACCTTCTTCCCAAACCTTCCTGCATCACTCCTCCAGGCAGTCTGCCCTGATTGCCCTTCACTTGAGTTCTGACATTCTCCCTCTTCATCCCCAGTCCTGACTTGGAGATCGCTGTTTATCCAGAAACTTAGAATTGCTGTCTTACGTTCTCTCCCCTGTATGACCAGGGGCTTTACAAACATAATGATTCTATATCCTCTGTATTTCTCCTTCCACTTTCTCCCTGAGTCACAGACTTTTATCCacttgttggaaaaaaaaaaatctaacctactctatttgtctttattttctggaAACCAAATGTTTGACTTAATTTatctggccagacatggtggctcacatctctaatccaagcactttgggaggccgaggcaggaggatctcttgagcccaggagttcaagatcagcctgggaaacatagtgagactccgtctctacaaaaagtacaaaaattagtcaggcatggtggtgcacatttgtggtcccagctactcgggaggctgatgtggatctctggagcccaggaggtggaagctgcagtgagccacgattgcactactgcactccagcctgggtgacacagcgataccctgtctctaaaaaaaaatttactcatctcctcctccaggaggccTTCCACAACTGCCAAACTGTGATGGCATCTGGGAGCACAAAAGTTGACCAGCGACACACCAACCTCACTCTTCCTAAGTTCTTGTATTCTTATATTAACATAGCCCTTTTTCCATACAATTTGCATACACCAGACCAGGAGAGAAGGGACTGTGGGATGAGAGGGGAAAACTGGGGGTTCTGTGCCACACGGGGTTCACTGTGCTGGTGGCAGCATCTTCAGCTGCACCTGGTCCCCCTGGGAGGGCGGAGTGGCCGCCCAGCCGCCAGTCATGGCCTTGACTGTGCTGTTCCTCTTGGAGGTGAGTGGGGTCTCCAGGGTGAGTGAGGCGTTGGCCATCTCCTGGGGCTTGTCGCTGGCCAGAAAGCGGAGCAGGTTGTGCAGAGCCTTGGCCACGTCGCTGCGGGCACCCTCGTTGACCAGGCAGTAGAGGATGGGGTCCGCCACACAGTTGAGGCTGGTGAAAGCCAGTGAGCTGTGGTATGCAGAAAAGACGCGCTCCTCGAAGCCGCAGTCCCAGGGACGGCCCAGGTAGATGGCGCTGCGGGACAGCAAGAGCACGTGATAGGGCGCAAAGCAGACCAGCACGATGGCGATGAGGCTGAGGGCCAGCCGCTTGATCTTGGCCTTCTCCTGGCGCTCGGTGGACACGCTGCCTCGCACGGCACGCAGGATGCCCCGGTACGACAGCAGCATGAGCGCCCACGGGAAGAGGAAACCCACGAAGACTCGATAGAGGTTCATCCAGGCCACCCAGCCTTCCATGGGGAACTTCTCAAAGCAGAAGGTGTGATTGTAGCGGTCTCGGAAGAGCTCGTCATGGAACAGGGGCGCCGAGTTGGCGCCCAGCTCGGTGGCCCAGACCACGGAGCTCACGGCCACGGCGGTCTTGACGCGGCGCAGGCGGGCGAAGCGGAGTGGGTGGGCCACGGCCAGGTAACGGTCCACCGAGATGCAGCATAGGAAGGCGATGCTGATGTAGATGTTGGTGTAGAAGATGAACCCGAAGAGCTTGCAGGACCCGGGGCCGTGGATCCAGTTGTCATGGTGCAGGAAGTAGTCCA
The sequence above is a segment of the Macaca nemestrina isolate mMacNem1 chromosome 20, mMacNem.hap1, whole genome shotgun sequence genome. Coding sequences within it:
- the LOC105478553 gene encoding G-protein coupled receptor 4 — translated: MGNHTWEGCHVDSLVDHLFPPSLYIFVIGVGLPTNCLALWAAYRQVQQRNELGVYLMNLSIADLLYICTLPLWVDYFLHHDNWIHGPGSCKLFGFIFYTNIYISIAFLCCISVDRYLAVAHPLRFARLRRVKTAVAVSSVVWATELGANSAPLFHDELFRDRYNHTFCFEKFPMEGWVAWMNLYRVFVGFLFPWALMLLSYRGILRAVRGSVSTERQEKAKIKRLALSLIAIVLVCFAPYHVLLLSRSAIYLGRPWDCGFEERVFSAYHSSLAFTSLNCVADPILYCLVNEGARSDVAKALHNLLRFLASDKPQEMANASLTLETPLTSKRNSTVKAMTGGWAATPPSQGDQVQLKMLPPAQ